A segment of the Panicum hallii strain FIL2 chromosome 1, PHallii_v3.1, whole genome shotgun sequence genome:
attaagcgtgcacaccacttacctaTTATAAGGGTGGGCTCGGTCCGGGgctagcaagtgcggtaccaaatcggtaggaggatcgagtatcggtgcaggggaaggaggtgccgACCTCACGTTCCGCGAGACGCAAGGGAGGCTTTACAGTCCCAGGGCGACCTcttgcgggaggatgcgcccaagacccggtaAAGCCGGATGGTGTCGTGGCTCCTAGTCCTGTTTTAGTAGACCGATGTTTCGTTGCTCAGTCGGCTAATCCCCGACTAgcgtcgattcgagtgggtccaggtgtacaacccctgcagggtgaaaactatatgtATAGCTGTGTCATCGGTCATGGACAaccctactcttctgttgctcttattagtcagcgatactcatgatttctacctccctctagagaTGACTTCCTGCCTGGGGCAGTTGAGATGAGAGGAGAGAGAGTTCTcacatcgacttggtggttttggaaggtgtgtgttggaccgggagtccggaatgtcGGAAGGGCCCAAGTCCGAAGTTAGAAGAAGTTATATATATGCGCTtgcataggaaaccccagcttAATCCCTTAAATAGTATAGTCTACTTGAAAGCTTGCATTCAGACGGTGACGTAAAACTACCCCATACCGTAGGGATAGCATGGTACGATGCATGATCtgatccggagttcgaccccaacgatgatGGTTGGTACGATTGAAACCCGTGCTATGCTCGagttgcctgtggaggaggttccaGAAGATGAAGGGCAGCCAGAAGACTAGCTGCCGATTTCCGTTTTCTGCTTGTTCGTtttagccgagaggcttgtaatgaaTCCCGTACtagatttatgtaataattaaactcGTGATTGACCTTATGCgaagtatgactatgatattataATTGGAATAAATTCTATATATGATAGCGCTTAATTCAATACTATCATAATACGGGAAGTCAGATTCACGATTTGGAAATCCGGTTCCTTTCATCCTGGCAGCCAGTCATCCGCGTgccgcggccgctgccgctgcaGATCGATCGGAAAGCAGGCCCGCGACACGGCCGGCGCCACGCCGCCCTGAGGGCCTCAGCCAAGGACGGCCACATCCGGGCGAAGAGGAACATCTAGGACGGCCCTGGTCCACGCCTCACCCAGCCGAgatgcggcggcgctccggccgGCGATGGCTTGGAATACCGTCCggggggtggacggtaaatgaaataccgtccacccttTGGTCGCTCCCGTCCGTTGGATCCTACACGTGCGGCCGCGATTCGCCCAGTCCAGATTGGACTCCGCTCCACACCTCTCACATCTTCGGACGAAGAACGCGTCGCCGTTCGCGGCATCGGCGAGGAGATGGCCGCGCTCCCTGCGCGGCTGCGCCGCCGCTGGGAAGCCCCCGCCACTGCTCTCATGCGAGGGCACAAGCAGTACTGCTGTCTCCAAACTCCGCACGGgaacgcccccccccccccccccagaaACCTCTTGACATTCCGAGTAGATCGCAGATGGAATCGATGGAGCTTCGATCGTACCGACTCCGAGTCCATGGATGCACAGCCGTGAGGGCTCTGCTTTATATATTGCCGGCCTCCTCCGATCCTGCCCTACCCGCAAGCAAGCAAGCGTGCGTCGACTTGCGATGggctccgccaccgccgcctcggcgCCCTCCGCAGCGCCGGTCCTCCGCATCCGGCTGCCGCCGGCGTGGACGCCCGAGGAGGACGCGCGCCTGGAGCGCCTCGCCAGGGAGCGCGGCTTCCTCCACTGGCGCCGCGCATGGTCTCGGGGCGATCGTCAAGGGAGTGCCCGCGACGTGTACCACCGGCCCTTCACCGcccgcgacgacgacgacctcgCGCGCTTCCACGTCCGCCACGGCGGGCGCTGGAGGGAGATGAGCCGGGCCGTCCACGGGCACCTCCCGCGTCATGAGGCGCCGCTGGAGGGAGGTCCGCGACAGCGACGCGTTCCTGAGCAAGCTGTGGAGGCCGCGCTCGCCTTTCAGTGCTCCGGCTCATCAGGATGCCACCGGGACGGAGGCGTCGTCGCAGCAGCAGCCACTCCTAGCTTCTTTCCGCAACCTTTTGATTCCATTCCATTAGCTGGCACTAGTATCAGCTAGTTAGGCCAAGGGTTTTTTAGGTGCTAATTCAATTCCTCGCTCGCCGTGTATGATATGATCCTCTCTTTACAATTCCTAGCTTCTTTTTGGGGGATAAATTGTTGTAGTTGCTGAATGCTGATACATCATTACATCAATGAGATGAGATAATGATCAATGATCAATGTGCACGTACTGTACTCGAGCATTTCCTTTCTTGAGCAACAAAGTGAAAGATTGTGTGGGTTTTGAAAACTAAAGGAGATCGAGCATGGCGACATCAGCGTCGTTGAACCTCGCCGCCCAGCTGCCCAAGGTGTGCGCCGCCGCGTCCTGGGATCGAGCAGGCAGCCTATCCCATCTCCTCCCATCAAGAGATTAATCAGGAGTAGAACAAGTGCAGCTAGAACTCCGGCTCCCTCACCATCATCATGCTCGCCACCTGCCTGACCTGTTAAACATGCCGCAGAGGTGTCTGGGGCCGCGTGTCGCCGGCCAGGATCGGATTGGGCAGCAGGCGATAGcaggcgacgacgacgacactGTCCCTGTGGGCATCGGCCGCGGGTGGCCACGTCCCCGAGAAGAGGACGCTCCAGAACGGCCCCGTTACatgcggcggcgctccgggcggCGGCAGCTTGAAGCGCGCACGACGACGGCCAGGGCGGTCACCGtccaggggtggacggtatttcatttaccgtccaccccttGGCTATGCACGAGCCGTACGATCTGTTACGTGCGGCGGAGATTGCATGTTCTGAAGAGCGCCCTCCGCCTCCCTCGCTCGCATCTGTATAGCtcacccgcgcgcgcgccaccagCGCTCaccgcgccggccggccggcctccgccGAGTCAGCGCCGAAGACCTCTGCCCATGAGAGCAACTGCCCGTCGGGGACCatccccggcgccgccgggacGGCGCAGCCCATCGCGGGCGTGACGAACGTGGCCAGCGACGTCCCCGCGTCGCGCGCGTTCGTCACCACGCGGTGCTCGCCGCCGCGAAGAGCGCCGTCGCTGACCACCTCCATCTGGTGCCCGAAGTTGACGGACGACGAGCGCGCCCGGCAGCGGCTCGACCCCTCGACGTCGACCCAGCAGGCGCCTCCGCCACCTCGCTGCCGCGCGTGCAGGCCGCAGACGCCGTTGTCCGCGAGGACGGTGACGACGTTGGGGTTGCAGTGCGGCGCCAGGTCCATCGTCAGGCTCGGCTCAGGGCACGGCACGTAGTGGTTGTGGTTCACGTTCATGATCACCGGCCCGGCAGTCAGCTAGCTCCCCCTCGAAGTGGCCCTCGTCGAGCCCCAGCCCCGTCGCGGTGAGCCGCAGCAGGCGCAGCGACAccaaataccgtccaccccttgGCTATGCCCGAGCCGTTCGATCAGAAACATGCGGCTGAGATTGCGTGTTCTGAAGAGCGCCCTCCGCGGCTCTGCCTGCCTCAGCTCGTTCGCATCTATTCAGGTAGCTGCCCCGCGCGCCACCAGAGCTCAGCGTGCCGGCTGGCTGGCCTTCGCCAAGTCGTCGCCGACGACCTCTGCCTATGAGAGCAACTGTTGCAGCCGTGAGAGCATATCCGTGGTAGCGGCTCTCTGGCGTGCCCATATCGCCTGGCACCTGCAGATTGCTCGATCGGTCGTGTGACGGCGGCACGCATCTGAcgagggcgccgccgccggcttcaGGTGGACGGCGCCATCGTCATCATTGTCGCAGCCAAGCGCCTGACGAGGAGAGGACACGCCCATGGCCTGGCACGGTGGCATCCCGGCCGTGGACACGACGAACAGCCTGCAGCGCGAGCACGATGGATGTACTCCTTCAGGCTTCAGACGACCGAGCTGCGCCGCAAATTGCTTGATCAGtcgatcgccgccgccggcgtcagGCCGTTCCTTGGGCTGCAACTGGAAGTCGCTTGTTGACTGTTGTTTCAATCATCAGACTAGTACACATTATTAGTTTGATGATCAATATTGTAATAAGCAGACAATTATTAGTTTGTTGACAATTTCCCCCCCAAAAAAGAACCATTTTACTATGATAGATCTAAGGTAATGCACAAGTCATAGTAGCATTGTTTATAGGGTACATGACTGAGCTACAAACATATGGTTCATCGTTGATGTCACAAACAAACAACAACTTTTCAACAAATGAGGAACAAATCAAGTAGGTTCAACAACCTTTCCAGAGATTGGTACAACACATCTTGAATGTTTGAAACTAACTCGACTACTTTATTCATCCACTTGTATGGCCAAAAAGGTTTCTCAAATCCACTAGAATCAGACATATGTCGACAGCATATAAGGATAGCATATATCTTGACCGAACTACTCAGCTCATGTGTCATAGTCTCTGCGAATGCCGGCTCTTAATGAACTTGAATTGACTGAGTTGATCTAGCTGACAATTTTCACCAGGGACAATATCTGCTGAAACCAACTGCTTTTTATCTATTATTTCTATGGGTTCATGAAAAAATTATAATGCTTTGTAGAAAGGAAGCAGATATAGTTGAATACATTATACATTTAGTCCAGCAACTTATATCAATTGGCCCAAAAGAACAATTATATCTAACCATGGAGAAAAAATAGAACTTCCAAATTAATTTGCATTGATCTGCTATTGGCACTATGCGATGGTCAGAAGTACAATTTCTGATAAATCATAACTAATCGGACACAGTGGGAGTA
Coding sequences within it:
- the LOC112899192 gene encoding 2'-deoxymugineic-acid 2'-dioxygenase-like, producing MNVNHNHYVPCPEPSLTMDLAPHCNPNVVTVLADNGVCGLHARQRGGGGACWVDVEGSSRCRARSSSVNFGHQMEVVSDGALRGGEHRVVTNARDAGTSLATFVTPAMGCAVPAAPGMVPDGQLLSWAEVFGADSAEAGRPAR
- the LOC112899186 gene encoding transcription factor MYB73-like, with amino-acid sequence MGSATAASAPSAAPVLRIRLPPAWTPEEDARLERLARERGFLHWRRAWSRGDRQGSARDVYHRPFTARDDDDLARFHVRHGGRWREMSRAVHGHLPRHEAPLEGGPRQRRVPEQAVEAALAFQCSGSSGCHRDGGVVAAAATPSFFPQPFDSIPLAGTSIS